A window of Nonomuraea angiospora genomic DNA:
GGTGGATCGCGGAGCCGTTCCGGCTGCTGGACTGCTGCCTGGAGACGGACGGAGCCTGCGCCGTGGTCGTCACCACGGCCGAACGCGCCCGCGCGCTGCGCCGCCCCCCGGTGCTGATCTCGGCCGCGGCCTGGGGCGGCGGCACGTCGCACCTCTCGGGCCCGTCCGCCGACCCCACGGTGACCGCGGCCGCCGCCCTGGCCCCGCGCCTCTACGCGCAGGCCGGTCTGGGGCCGGCGGACATCGACGTGGCCGAGCTGTACGACTGCTTCACGTACTCGGTGATCGTCCAGCTCGAGGACTACGGGTTCTGCGAGAAGGGCGAGGGCGGCCCGTACGTGGCCTCGGGTGCGACGGCGCCGGACGGCCCGCTCCCGGTCAACACCCACGGCGGCTTCCTGTCCGAGGGCTACGTCCACGGCATCAACCACATCGCCGAGGCGGTCTCCCAGCTCAGAGGCGACGCGGGCGACCGCCAGGTGCCCGGGGCCGAGGTCGCGCTGTCCACGGCCCAGCCCGGCTACATCCTGCCGGCCACCTCCGCCCTGATCCTGAGGAGATCATGATGACGGCCTACCGGCCCGAACCCGACCGGGACTCCAGGCAGTGGTGGGAGCGGGTCGGCCGGCAGGAGTTCGCCGTCCAGGAGTGCGACGGGTGCGGGGCGGTGCGCTTCCCCGCGCGGGCGTTGTGCCCCGAGTGCCGCACGGAGGCGTGGCACTGGCGGGAGGTGGAGCCCGAGGGGGTGGTCGAGAGCTGGATCGTCAACCATCAGCCGTTCATGCCGGGGTTCGGGGTGCCGTACGTGGTGGTGATGGTCCGGCTGGCGGCGGTGCCGGGGTGCTTCGTGTACGGGAACTGGCGCGGCGACGGGGCTCCGGAGCGTGGCCGGCGGGTTCGGGCCGCCTACCGCCGGGTCGACGAGCGGTTGACCCTGGTGGACTGGGCGCCGGTGGAGGATGACGGAAATCTGGATGATCTTCCGGTGCGGCGCGAGTCCTCCCCCTAGTTGACCTTGCTCCGGAAATTGGATTGGTACCGGGAATCCCACCAGTCCCACCATCACGAAGGGGCCCACGAGTTCGGCTCCGAAGGTTGATGATGATGGCAGAAGGCGTCGACGCGGACGGCTCGGACTGGCGGCGAACGATGACTGACGGGATCTCGATGACACGCGTGACCTGCGGGTCACGAGGAGCGATCCTGCCTGCCCGCCGGTCCTCGACGGAACAACCCCGCCGGTCGTGCCGTGCCGTGACGGCGCCCGGTCCCGCACACCGGAGAAGCGTCTCCCTGGACGGGGCCCGGCCATGGTCGGCGGGTGGGGTCGCCCGTGGTGACCGTACGAGATGGGGTGGGCCGTTCCGGGCGGCGGCGAGTGCTTCGGGGTCGGCGAGGAACCTTGGTGGCGTGCGCATCCGGAGGGCGGCGTTCACCTGGGGATCGGCGAGGACCCGAAGGACGGCGGGCGCCCCGGAAGCGGCGCGGCCGGCGGTCGCTCACGCGCCTGGGGCGCGGGATCCGCCTGGAAGGGCCCGGCCCCCGCCCGCGGCGGGAAGGCGCGATGCCCTGCGTTGGTCCCTTGGAGGAAAACGCGCCCTGGCGGGCGTGGGGGACCCGCCAGGACGCGCTTCCTGTCCCGTGCGCGACGGCGCCAGGACTCCGGCGAGGGATGGAGTCCTAGACCGTTGGTTCGCGCACGGAGTCGATGGGGGAGTGTGAAAGCTCCCGCTGCCGGTAACGTGCGGCGATGCGTTGAGCTGCACCAACCGGGTCATCAATGGGGTGCGTGACGGGGGCGCCACCCTCCTCATTCCAGACAAAGGATCCGTCATTGCACCACACGGTCAGCTCAGTCAACACCGATAGCTCGCGCACACCGATGCCCATGCTCTGGTAGGTGTGGGTGAACCCCTGGCGACGCAACCCGTAACGCAGTAAACGTGTTGCTTCGCAAGGGGCATGCCAGGGCAGGTACGGCGTACCCGTGCGGACCGGCAACACTGGCCTTCACCCCCTCACCGGCCTTTAGATGGATTTGTACCAACGAATGGATGATGGGCCGGTGGAGGCGGTTCGGTCAAGGGGTTGTGGCCTGCTAGAACCAGATCGTCTAAATTGTTGGAACAAAAGGGGTGAAAGTGGCAAGGTCGGTGCTGTATCAGCAGGTGGCTGCGGAGTTGCGTCGAGCCATCTACTCGGGTGTCCTCGGCCCGGGATCACAGCTGCCGACCGAGGCGCAGCTCATGGAAGACCATGGGGTGAGCAGGAACACCGTAAGGCTGGCCCTGGGAGAGCTCGTCAATGAGGGGCTCGTGACGCGCACGCCGCGGCGCGGAACCGTGGTCAGAGACCGCAGACCGCTGCTGATCTATCCGCAGCGGGAGCTGGAGCCACAACCTTCTGGGGAACTGCGGGAAGCCTTCGCCTATGCCGTGGCGCAGGAAGGCCGCGAGCCTAGCCAGTACATCGAGGTGCTGACGGTCTCTCCTGTAGAGGAGATCGCCAGCAGGCTGGAGCTGGCGGACGGGGAATTGGCGGTGGTGAGGCGCCGGCTGCGTTTCGTGGACGGTCAGCCGTACAACACCAACGATTCCTACTTCCCCCGTGATCTGGTTGCCGACTCTGAGATCGCCAGGCCCGGAGACATCGCGAGAGGGGCGAACCGGGTGCTGGAGGAGCTGGGGCATGCGCAGGTGCGCGTCACCGACGACATCTGGGCCCGCATGCCCAACCAGGAGGAGGCCGAGCGCCTCCAGCTCGAGCTCGGCACGCCGGTCATGGTGTATGTCCGAGTTGGATTCGACGGGGCCGACATGCCAGTGCGTGTCGCGGTGTCGGTGCTGCCCGCCGACAAACATTTGATCAGATACGAGCTCGATGGCCGCTAACGAGCTCGGTTGAAGGGGTGATCCCGCCGGCTGGGGCCGGGCGCAGCGAGAAATTAGCCGCCTCGCTGGCCTAGGGGAGTCGTGCATACTCCCCTAAATCGCCATTTATCCATATTTATCGGGTTGAGGCCCCATTTTCGGCTACGCGCACCATTGCTTCATCACGCTTTGTGTATGCGCGCAAACCCTACGCAACGGGAGTTTTATTATGCACACCAACACCAACACGCTGCTCCACCCGCTCGCGCTCCGCAGAGCGGAGCCCGAGGACCTTCCCGGCGTACTCACGCTGCTCGCGGACGCCGCCGAGTGGCTCTACTCGCGAGGAGTGCGGCAGTGGCCGCGCGGGGGGTTCGGCCCCGAGCGCATCGTGCCGCTCATTGAGGAGCGGGTGCTCTTCCTGCTCGACGACGAGCTCAGATACCTCGACCCCGACGAATCGGCCCCGCCGGTAGCCACGATAGCCGTCGACGACCACGCGGACCCCGAGTTCTGGACACTCGACGACGACCCCGGGGCTGCCCTTTATGTCCACAAGCTCGCCGTGGCGCGTCCCTGGTCCGGCAGCGGCCTCGGGGACGCCCTCCTGGACTGGGCCTGCACCTACGCCCACGCGGCCGGCCTGCCGTACCTGCGCCTGGACTGCGCCAAGGACAACTGGCGGCTGCAGGAGTACTACCGCAGGCGCGGGTTCCGCCACGTCCGCACGGTGGACCTTCCCCACCGCGCGTCCGGCGCCCTCTTCGAGCGCCCGTCGCTGGACCTGGCCACCACGGCCTTCCGTGACCTGACCATGGCCGAACTCATCTCCGCCTGACACCCGCACTCACGGCCCCGGTCCCCTCGGGATCGGGGCCAAGCGCCCTCGCGTCCGATGCCCCCCGCCCCACAGGGCGCGTGGCGGGCTGTGGGCTCGTCCGGCGGGCTCGGGCAGGGGGTACCGGTCGCGCGGACGCTGTGGGAGCGTCAGGGCGCCTGGAGCGGGCCTCTGGGGCGGCGGGGAGGCCGTTGGCCGGGACTTTTTGGGGTGATCGGCGGCGGAACGGTGCAGAGCACCATATAACCTCTCCTCCATGACCGGATCCCTGCTCGAGGTGATCGCCCTCAACGTGCGTGACGCAGTGGCCGCCGAACAGGGTGGAGCCGACCGGCTGGAGGTCGTCGCCGACATGGCGGCCGACGGGCTGACCCCCTCCCCGGAGACGGTTGCCGCGATCGCCGCGGAGTGCCCCCTCCCTCAGATGGTGATGCTCCGCTGTGACGCCGGCTTCACCGCCGACCCCGACGTGCTCGACCGCCTGAGCCGCGACGCCAAGGCGTTGGCGCAGGCGGGGGCGGCGGGGTTCGTGTTCGGGTTCCTCGACGGCTCGGGGAAGGTCGATCTCACGGCGACCGAGGCGCTCATCCACGGCGTCTCGCCGCTCCCGTGGACGTTCCACCGGGCGGTCGATCACGCCGCCGACGTCCAGGCGTCCTGGCGGGCCGTGCGGCTGCTGCCCAACCTGGCCACCGTGCTCACCTCGGGCTCGCCCAACGGGGTGGGGGAGGGGCTGCCGGTGCTGAGGGCGCGGGCCGACGCCGGTGACGGCTCGATCATCCTGGCCGGGGGCGGGCTGAAGCCGGCGCACGTGCCGGCCCTGCTCGACTACGGCATCCGCGCCTTCCACGTGGGCTCCGCCGTGCGGGCGAGCTGGTCCGACCCGGTGGACTGGCGCCTGGTACGCCAGTGGCGCTCCCTGGTCGAACGCGACTGAGACCGCTAGGGCAGGGCCGCGTCCGCGCGCCTGAGAGCGGCCGCCAGCGTGCGGATCGTGGCGGGCTCGTCCATGAGGCCGCCTCCGGCCTCCCGCTGCTCCTCCCACGCTCTCACCCGCTCCTGGTACGCGTCATAGCGCTCCAGATGGAAGGCGTAAACGGTGGCGAAGCGGCTCACCAGGTGGGAAGGGTGCATGTCCCACCCCTGGTAGAAGCCGTGCCCCAGCGAATGCCTGACCAGCTCGGCGTGCCGCCGCCACAGCGCGTGCACGTCACGGGTGAGCCCGGAGGCGGGCGAGGCGGCCAGAGATCCGTCCGACAGCTCCACCCTCGTGCCCGCGAACGCCGTCTGCATCACGTGCCGGGCGTGATCGCACGCCGGATGGTCCAGCCGCTGCTCGTGCGGCGGCAGCCCGATCGCCGCGGTGTAGTCGAAGACCCCGAAATGCGCCGCCGCGAGCCGCCCGCCCAGCGACTCCGCCAGGTCCCCGCGCAGGAAGTGCAGCGTCTGCGGCGCCTCCACCTGCATCTCGAACCGCAGCCGCACCTCCAGCTCGTCCTCCAGCCGGGCCAGCACCTCCGTGAACTGACCGAGGTAGGCCTCCATGAGGACCTTGGGAAAGGTCACCGTGAAGCCCGGCGGCAGCTCGCCGGCCCGCTCCATCAGCCCCGAGAGGAACAGGTCGAGCGTGCGCACCGACCGCGCGGGATCCCCGTCGGCGAACGACTTCACCCGGGGGCCCCACCGCCGCGGCAGCGTGCCCGCCGTGTGCATCGTGGCGACCGCCTCGACGGCCTGCGCCACGTGGTCGTCCTCCACCAGGTCGGGACGTACGCCGTACCCGTCCTCGAAGTCGATGCGCAGGTCCTCGATCGGCTCCGAGGTGAGCTTCTGGATCACCTTGGGATGCACGGCGGCGGCCAGCCCGCCGGACACCCCGAAGACCTCCGCCAGCGCGGCGGGATCGGGCAGATGTGCCTTGACCAGGGACAACGCGTGATCGCGCCACTCGGAGAGGGTGCGGATCGAGAACCGGTCGGCCGGGACGTAGACGGTGTGGACCGGCTGCCGCTCCTCGCCGGTCGAGGAGGGGTAGCGGGCCTGCTGGATCCGGTAGGCCTCGTCGAACCCCTCAGGAACGGAACGCACGGAGCATTGCCTCCAGGCCGACCAGCTTGACGCGTTCGCCCCGGCCCAGCGACCTGGCCAGCTCGGCCTCGGCCGCCTCGATCGCCAGCCAGTCCTCGTACGTCACGGGCCGCACCCCGCGCGCGGCCAGCAGCGCGTCGATGGCCCCGCCGCTCACCCGCGGGCGATCCGAGAGGTCGGCGAGGAGCGTGCGGACCGTTTCGGCCGCGTCGGACTTGTTGGTGCCGATCACCCCGGTGGGACCGCGTTTGAGCCAGCCTGCCACGTATTCGCGGTCGCGCACCCGCCCGGCCTCGTTCGGCACGGTCATGGTCTGCTCAGAGAACGGCACCCCGGGCAGCGGCACGCTCTGGTAGCCCACCGAACGCAGCACCATGCCGACCGGCAGCGTCTCGAACTCGCCCGTGCCGACCACGCGCCCCTCCTCCGACAGGCGGGTGCGTTCGAGCTTGAGGCCCTCCACCCGCTCGGTGCCGAGGATCTCCACGGGCCGCAGCCAGAAGCGCACGTCGAGGCGGCGGGGGCGGCCCACCGGGTTGCGGGCGGCCCACGACTGCAGGACCTTGATGTTGCCCTGGACCTGGCGCGGGAAGTCGACGCCCAGGACGACGGCCTCGTCCGGGCGGACGCAGACGTCGGCGTTGGCCAGCTCGCCCAGCTCGCGCAGCTCCTTCAGGGTGAACTTGGCGTGCTCGGGGCCGCGGCGGCCGATCATGTGGATGGCCTTGACCTGGCTCGCCTCGAGGCGTTCGAGCACGTCGTGCGGCACGTCGGTGGAGCGCAGCTCCTCGTGGGTCTTGGCCAGGACGCGTACGACGTCGACCGCCACGTTGCCGACGCCGATCACCGCGACCTCGGAGCTGTCGAGCGTGAACCGCCCCGGATCGACGTCGGGGTGCCCGCAGTACCAGTTGACGAAGTCGGTGGCCGCCACGCTGCCGGGCAGGTCCTCGCCGGGGATCCCGAGCTTCCTGTCGACCATCGCGCCCGTGCAGTAGACGACCGCGTCGTAGGCGCCCAGCAGGTCCTCCACGGAGACGTGCTCGCCCAGCGTGACGCCGCCGAGGAAGCGGACCTCGGGCAGTTCGAGGACTTTCCGCAGGTAGTTCGCGATCGACTTGATCGACGTGTGGTCGGGCGCGACGCCGTACCTGACCAGCCCGTACGGGGTCGGCAGGCGTTCGAGGACATCGACCTCGACGGGCTCGGCCGACTGCTTCACCAGCGCCTCGGCCGTGTAGATCCCGGCGGGGCCCGACCCGATGACCGCCACGCGCAACGCCACGCTGCCTCCTAAGACTCGGTTACACGCGTCCCACCAGATGTAACCGGCCGGTGTGATCCAGGTATCCCCGATCGCCGGTCCGGATGAACCCGTCTCTCGCGAACACCGCATGATCGGTGTTCTTGCCAACGTAGCCGCTCATCACCGCCTCGGAGCGGAGGAGCACCTCGCCTTCGTCCTCATCTGACAGTACGCGTCCGTCGGCGCTCCTGATCGACACGTCCACACCGTCGCGTGGCCTGCCGACGCAGACCTCGGCGTCCTCGGGCGGGTCGTCGGGCCGGGTGCCGAGCCCCAGCCCGGCTTCGGGGCAGATGTAGCGGTTGCACACGGGCACGCGGTATCTGTCCCGCAACGCCCTGATCAGCTTGGGCGGGGCGGGCGCGCCTGCGGACAGGATGAGGGCCAGGTCCGGCAGGTCCGCGCCGCAGGTCAGGATGCGCGAGAGCTGGTAAGGGGTGCCGTTGAGCACGCCGATCCCGTGCTCGCGGATCACCTTGACGGCGGCGTCCGGGCTCCATTCGGGCAGGACGTGACAGGTCCGCCCGGTCTGCAGGAACATCGGCAGCCGCGTGGCGAACCCGAGCCGGCCCAGCGGATGCGGCACCAGCCGCGCGTCGCCCGTCCCCCAGCGCGTCCCCGCCCCGTGGGCCCTGATCGCCTCCAGCTGCTTGTTGCCGAACACGACCCCCTTGGGGGGTCCCGTCCTGCCCGAGGTGAACGTGATCACGACCGGTCGCGCGGGATCCGGCGGGAACGGCGGCGGTGGCGGCTCCCGCCTGCACAGGCTCCCGAGCCGGACGGGGCCGCCGCGAACGATGGGCAGCGTCACCACGTCGAGCCCGGGCAGCGGCGGGAGCACCCCGGGGGCGGTGATGACGATGGCAGGGTCCAGCCGGGCCAGCAGTTCCGGCCGCTCGGTCCCGATGCCGGCCGTCACCGCGTCGATCTTCGCGGCCGCCACGTAACAGATCACGAACTCGGGCCCGTCGGGCAGCGCCAGCGCCACGACGTCGCCGACGCGCGTCCCCCGATGGGCGAGCCCGGCGGCCACCTGGTCGGAGAGCCGGTCCAGATCGGCGAAGGTCAGCACGGTGGAGCCGGTGACGACAGCGGCGCGCCCCCCGAATCTCCGTGCGGCCTCCCCGGCCAACAGGCGCAACATGGCAGCTCCTGGGGCAGATTGCGCTAATTTGACCCTACCCGCCCCGAAGCCTCGCCAGACGGCCTCGCGCCCCCGTTCTCACTTTTTCGCGCCCCAGCAGCCTCACCCTTCTGCGGGAGCTCAGCTCGGAAGGCCGTCAGCCGACGTACGGAGCGCCCGCTTGTCCACCTTGCCGTTCACGTTCACCGGCAGCGAGTCCACCACCACGACCCGCCTGGGCACCTTGTAGTTGGACATGTTGCCCCTGGCCCAGCCGATCAGCCCCTCGGGATCGACGGCGGCCCCGGGCCGCGGGACGACGTACGCCACCCCCGCCTCCCCGCTGACCGGGTCAGGCACGCCCACGACCGCCACCTGCGCCAGCGACCCCTCCCGCATCAGCAGCGACTCCACCTCGGCCGGCGAGACGTTGAACCCGTTGACGATGTAGAGCTCCTTCTTGCGGTCCACGATGGCGAGGTTGCCCGCCGGGTCCAGCACCCCCACGTCCCCCGTGTGCAGCCACCCGTCGCCGTCGACGACCTCCGCCGTCCGCGCGGGCTCGCCCCAGTACCCCCGCATCACCCCGTAGCCCCGCTGCAGGATCTCCCCGCGCTCCCCGGCGGCGACCTCCTTGCCGTCGTCGTCCACGATCCGCACCTCGATCCCGGGCACGGTCCGGCCGGTGGTGTTGGCGATGACGTCGATGGGGTCCCCGGCGCGGGTCATGGAGACGACCGTGCCCTCCATCAGCCCGTACGCGTTGATCATCCGCTCCAGCCCGACCCGCTCCACCAGCCGCGTGATCAGACTGGCGGGGACGGCGGCGGCGCCGCAGATGGCCACGCGCAGCGAGGACACGTCCCAGGACCCGCGGTCCAGCTCGTCCAGGATCCGGTGGAAGAGCGTGGGCGGCCCGGCCAGCACCGTGATCCGCTCGGAGGAGATCAGCGACATCACGGCGTCGGGCGTGAAGACGGGGATCGGCATCATCGTGGCCCGGCGCAGGACGCAGGCGATGAGCCCCGCGTTCAGCCCGAACCCGTGGCTGAACGGGGCGACGATCGGATAGCGGTCGCGCTCGTCGAGGGTGACGATCTCGGACCAGTCCCAGTAGCCGCGCAGGACCTGGGAGTGGTCGATCATGACGCCCTTGGGCACGCCCGTGGTGCCCGACGTGGACATGATCTCGCACAGGTCGTCAGTGCGTACGGCGAGCGCCCGTTCCTCGGCCTCCCGAGCGGGGACCCGCGCGCCCAGGGCGCGTAAGTCGTCGGGGCGGCGCAGGCCGGGAAGGGGCGGCAGCAGGTCGGCGAGGGGAGTGGGCGACGGGCCCGCTCCGGTGACGAGCACCTTGGCGCCGGTCTTCTCGATCAGCTGGGCGGCCTCGATGCCCTTGAAACGGGGCGAGAGCGGCACGATGATCGCTCCCGCGTCCCAGATCCCGAACGCGTGCCGCACCCAGAACGCCGAGTTCACCCCCCACATCGCCACCCGGTCACCCGGCTCGACGCCGAGGGCGATGAGGCCGCGGGCGATCTCGGCCGCCGAGGCCCGCAGCTCGGACAATGTCATCCGCGTGCCGCCCTCGGCGACCACGACGGCGCCGGGGTGGTCGTCCGCCTGGTCGCGAAGCATGCGGGGGAGCGTTCCCCAGTCCGGCATCGGTGCCATGTCACCCCTAGGTGATGAGAGCGCGGTCCCTTCCGAGGTGGTGGCCGCGCAGGTCGTTCACCGTGCCCGGCGCGGGGGTCTCGGAGACGTCCTGGGCGATCTCCACGTTGATCGATATGGGCGTCAGCGCCTGGACGGCCTGCTGGATCCTCGACTTCCACATGGGGTTGCGGACCAGGCTCGCCCGGCTGAACGTGACCGTGAGCACGGCCGCGTCCAGCGTCCCCTGGCGGCTGATCGACAAATCCCAGCCGGACACGCCGTCGACCTTGGACAGCGCCTTCTCGATGCGCGGCAGCGCCAGCCACACGCCTCTGACCAGCACGTGGTCGCCCACCGTGTGGGCCGGTGCGGGGATGCCCGCGCCGCCGAGCGCGGCGACCTGGCCGGTCCTGAGCACGGTGTCGCCGGCCGCGGAGGTGACGACCAGCTCGGCGAGCCCGGCCGCGGGGTCGGGGGAGTCGTCCTTGGTCAGCGCCGCCAGGCCCAGCACGTCATCGGCGAGCGGGGTGAGCGGCTCGTCCTCCGACGCCCGCCACGCCAGCGCGCCGCCGGTGAACGGGCTCGCGAACACCTCCGTCACCTGGGCCTCGAACTCTCCCGCCAGGTGGGCGATCGTCCGTTTGGAGGCGATCTCGCCGGTGAGGACGATGTTCCTGAGCCCGAGGTCCAGCGGGTCCAGCAGGAACTCCAGGTGCAGGCGGGCCAGGAAGTCCATCGCGCCCGTCGGGGTGGTGACCAGGGTGGAGGCTTTGAGTGCGGTCAGCGCGTGGTGCAGGCGCATCCGCCCGCGCGGGCCCACGTCGGCGGCGGCCTCGGCCACGTCGGCCGCGGCGGCCGTCCAGAGCGCCCCGGCGGGTTCGGCGAGCGCCACGACGACGCGCTCGCGCTCGCCGACCCCGCACTCGCGTAGCGCCTTCGCCGTCAGCACGTGGTCGCGGGGGTCCAGCGGGACGGCGCTCGACAGGTCGGGGGAGACGAGCAGGAGCCCGGTGGCCGAGCGCGCGGCGGCGCCGAGGTCGTCACGGGTGAGCCAGCGGACCATCAAAGCACCATCTCCGTACGGTCGGGCGTCCGGGGCGTAGGGCGGGCCGTCAACGGGCCACCTCGGTCATGAACAGCGCCATCGAGTCGCACACCCGGTCATGCGCCAGCCCGCCCACCTGCGCCTGGATGATGAGGTCCGTCGCGCCCGCCTCGGCGATCCTGGCCAGGGCCTTGCGCGAGCCCTCCACGTCGTCGACCACCACCATCAGGTGCTCGCGCAGCGTGGCCATGGACTCGTCTGGCGGCATCCCGGCCGCGAGCTGCCCCAGCACCCGATGAGTGGCGTGGCGGGCGTCGTAGTAGTCGGGCGGGGTGACGAGGTTGACCTGGCGGCGGATGTACCACAGGACGGCGTCGGCGGCCGCGGCGGTCGCCTCGTCGCGGGTGGGGGCGACGTACCAGGGGATCATCAGGGCGACGCGGCGGCTTGCCGGGTCGAAGCCGTGCTCCGCCAGACATTCCCGATATTTCGCGATGTCGGAGGCCACGTCGTCGATGCCCTTGAGCATCGTCATGCCGAGCAGGTTGTACCCGTGCCTGGCCGCCGCCAGATAGCCCTCCAGCGAGGTCGAGGCCACCCACACCGGCGGGTGCGGCCGCTGGGCCGGGCGCGGGTAGACGGCCACGTCGGGGATCTCGAAGAACTCGTTCGACCGGCTGACCGGCTCGCCGTCGGCCTGCCAGATGGCCAGCGTCGCCTCCAGCGAGTCCTCCCAGATCTGCCGCGACTTCTCGAACGGCCGCTGGAACGCCTGGTACTCCAGGGGCGAGGCCCCCCGTCCCGTGCCGAACTCCACCCGGCCGCCGCTCAGCACGTCCAGCGTGGCGACGCGCTCCGCCGTGCGGATCGGGGACTGGAACGGCAGCAGCACCACGCCGAGCCCCAGATGGATGCGCTCGGTGCGCTGTGAAATGGCGGCCAGGACCAGGTCGGGCGCGGAGGAGTGGGAGAAGCCCCTGGTGAAGTGGTGCTCCACGAACCAGGCCGTGTCGAATCCCAGCCGGTCGCCCAGCACGACCTGGTCGACCACGTTCTGGAACGCCTGCTGCTCCACTTCGCGGGTGCGACCGCGAACCTCGAGCTCATACCCCAGGCTGATCCGTACGGACGTCATCGCGCCTCCGAAGTAGTGAACCAAGCGCTCGCTTGGTAGAGCGTATCAGCAGCGAACACTTGCGGGAAGGGCGCGGACCCGATCAGAGTGGATGCCTGTGAAGCGAAAGCACGCGCTGCGGCGGCCTAAGGACGGCCCGTTCCCCGATTCCGCCGACGACGACCTCTCGCTCACCAGCGCCCGCAGGTATGAGGCGTTCGGCCGGGTGATGGCCGCGCTGGCGACCGAGGCCGACTTCATCGAGTCGTGCCGCGACCTGACGTGGTGGCGAGGCGCCGATCACAGCTGGCACGTCGAGTGGCGCGACGGGCCGTACGCGTCCGAGGTGGCGTTACTGCTGGCCCAGCAGGTGCGCGACCCCGACTACGACGGCCCGCTCGTCACCGAGGCCGGGCCGGGGAGCAGCGGTTCGGCCGTGCTCGACGTGATGGGCGTGCGGTTCGAGCTGCGCGCCATCGACCCGATCGGGCGGGCCACCGTACGGGAGCGGCCCGGCTTCTGGCGCCTGGCCGAAGCCCTCGACACCACCCGCCGCACCAACACCCGCCACCCGTGGGAAGAACTGCTCGGCGGCTGACCCGCTCGGCACCACCGCCCGGCTCCTCCAGAGGGAAGTGGGCCGGGAGCGCTAACCGAGGGCATGGGCCGCCAGACGGGCGCGATGGGCCTGCGGCGGTCCGAAGAGCTGCGCGTCCGAGGTGGCCCGCTTGAGGTAGCGGTGCGCAGGATGCTCCCAGGTGATCCCGATCCCACCGTGGACCTGGATGTTCTCACCCGCCGCCGCCAGATAGGCCTCCGTGCAGTACGACCCCGCGATCGCCGCGGACA
This region includes:
- a CDS encoding LLM class flavin-dependent oxidoreductase is translated as MTSVRISLGYELEVRGRTREVEQQAFQNVVDQVVLGDRLGFDTAWFVEHHFTRGFSHSSAPDLVLAAISQRTERIHLGLGVVLLPFQSPIRTAERVATLDVLSGGRVEFGTGRGASPLEYQAFQRPFEKSRQIWEDSLEATLAIWQADGEPVSRSNEFFEIPDVAVYPRPAQRPHPPVWVASTSLEGYLAAARHGYNLLGMTMLKGIDDVASDIAKYRECLAEHGFDPASRRVALMIPWYVAPTRDEATAAAADAVLWYIRRQVNLVTPPDYYDARHATHRVLGQLAAGMPPDESMATLREHLMVVVDDVEGSRKALARIAEAGATDLIIQAQVGGLAHDRVCDSMALFMTEVAR